One region of Erythrolamprus reginae isolate rEryReg1 chromosome 8, rEryReg1.hap1, whole genome shotgun sequence genomic DNA includes:
- the LOC139171658 gene encoding BTB/POZ domain-containing protein KCTD12-like: MALADDAGGGRLRGGSAFPEVVELNVGGQVYLTRHSTLMAVPGSFLCDLFGRPGAQSLARDSKGRFFVDRDGFLFRYILDYLRDRQLVLPERFPERSRLHREAEFFRLPELAKSLAPKVSKQDSLGEEPCTSDPEELSPSTEALRTLAGLPGSSPTPVAGAGGGQVARRSGFITIGYRGSYTLGRDSQADAKFRRVARIMVCGKTSLAKEVFGETLNESRDPDRPPERYTSRYYLKFTFLEQAFDLLADAGFHMVACNSTGTCAFAHEQTDDKIWTSYTEYVFHRE; this comes from the coding sequence ATGGCTCTGGCAGACGATGCCGGCGGAGGGAGGCTGAGGGGGGGCTCAGCCTTCCCAGAGGTCGTGGAGCTGAATGTGGGCGGGCAAGTCTACCTCACCCGCCACAGCACCCTGATGGCCGTGCCGGGCTCCTTCCTCTGCGACCTCTTCGGCCGGCCGGGCGCCCAGTCCCTGGCCCGGGACAGCAAGGGCCGCTTCTTTGTGGACCGGGACGGCTTCCTCTTCCGCTACATCCTGGACTACCTGAGGGACCGGCAGCTGGTGCTCCCTGAGCGCTTCCCTGAGCGGAGCCGCCTGCACCGGGAGGCCGAGTTCTTCCGGCTGCCCGAGCTGGCCAAGAGCCTGGCGCCCAAGGTCAGCAAGCAGGACTCGCTGGGGGAGGAGCCCTGCACCAGCGACCCTGAGGAGCTCTCCCCCAGCACGGAGGCCCTCCGCACCCTGGCCGGTCTCCCCGGCAGCTCCCCCACCCCCGTGGCCGGAGCCGGTGGGGGGCAGGTGGCCCGGCGGTCCGGCTTCATAACCATCGGCTACCGGGGCTCCTACACACTGGGGAGAGACAGCCAAGCGGACGCCAAGTTCCGGAGGGTGGCCAGAATCATGGTGTGTGGGAAGACCTCCCTGGCCAAGGAGGTCTTTGGAGAGACCCTGAACGAGAGCCGGGACCCCGACCGGCCCCCCGAGCGCTACACCTCCCGCTACTACCTCAAGTTCACCTTCCTGGAGCAGGCCTTTGACCTCCTGGCCGACGCCGGCTTCCACATGGTGGCCTGCAACTCCACCGGGACCTGCGCCTTCGCCCACGAGCAGACGGACGACAAGATCTGGACCTCGTACACCGAGTATGTTTTCCACCGGGAGTGA